ATTTTTGCAACGATCACAACActgaatgtaataatttttcaaaaaggatatcaaattttaattttgttgatactaatatgtaacaattattatcgatctacatgattatataaaatattaaaatataaagtatattcaattattaaaaaatcattcattattatatgaatatcttttgagaaaaatcaaaatttaatattcctcttgatatcgatatattatggcaattatcaataaacaattatttctttattaaaataacacgagattatatttaaaatatattcgaaagatttatttataattaatattccttgTTAAAATATGAGAGAAAATTTCATGACCAACAAAACAACATTATGATTTTGTAACGAGTAAAGTTTCGTGTTCAGTTGTTCGATGGTTCTCGCTCGAGGCAGTATTTAACTGCATCTGCCGAAACACGTGCTCCGGATAAAGCCAGGCTTTAGAACGTCCTGTACCGCCAATCCGTTACTTCGCCGAAAGATAGAATATATACCTATCGACCAGTTAGCAGAATCCCTTCGAGCACGCGTCAGTCTATTCCGTTCTCTAGCCGCCTTAGGGTCTTCGGTTTATGGAAAATCCAGGATCAAGAATCTCCTGGAAAGTAAACGTGTCTTGTTCCAATATGCACATTTTCTTTGATTACTAAGTTTGATTAGAAGtgtcttaatttaatttgaaaactcaaaagaaaattcaaatacgtatgaaaatatgtatgtatcttttaattaaaattgtttaaaaaattgtatataataatgcaaCGTCGATTAAATTAACGAGAAACTATGGAGAAGTTTATTAATTGCTTGTATAAGCCACTTTATCAAAGGTGGAATCGAATTAGCGATCGACGGGCAAAAGTGACGAACGTCAGAAGTGGTATTTGTACGGAATGTAAACTCTCGTGATGGCGGCCCGGCATTAGCCTCTAAACCGAGCAAACACGCGGTTCCGCAACCGAGTCAGACTGGGGCAATTTTAGAGCGACTGAACTCGAGGGTGCAAAAGTCATCGAGCCCTCGATCTCTATCTCTATGGCAAacacttaaaattattcaccCTCACCAGCGTGCAAATACGCGATGAAAAATGTGCGATCCCTTCATTCAATTCTTAACCTAAATAATCTTCGTATCTTATTATGAACTGTTTGAATTGACTGGGAAAACCCACTTCTCACGAAATACTTGATTTCTGTTCGAGTTCATCTTGATCCTCAAAACTATCACTGACGGAGAGAAACTTTTAtcgttgataattattaataatattgtcagTAAAAGATATTCTATTCGTGACTTCGTCTCCATTAAACGATCAGTACTAGAATCACGTGGATAGGTCACGTGACTCATTGCCGGTAAGAAGAATACGGTTTAACCGactaatcatattataagaattgttGACATAGATACGAAAAAGTTTCGCTTTTAACAGGAATCTTCGTCGTAAAAACAGTTGAAAAGTTTGATGGCATCGAGACTACGTTCCCACGTGTGGCATAAACATTGCGTCGTTGGAAAAACCATGGATGAACGACGATTATTTCGGTGATGGAAACGCTAGTCGCACGCTCAAGCTGCAACGTTTTCTTGCTTTCAttttgttctctttttttccacccTTTCCCCCCAtctatcgtttcatttttttttgtttctcgcGCGTAACCGTTGCGGCGGAATTAGCGGTTCCATGCAATCATCAATTTCAAACAAGtgaacgaaagagaaaaaaagtttggCCGTCGGCTTACTTAAACAAACAGTACGCTCTACGAAATggacgaagagagaaagagaatcgaCAGCGTAAATCTTCTTCGTTTCCGACTTACGTAAAGGCGTTTTTTTCTAAGTAACCCAACAATGAGATACATACTGGCCAGCGAAAGTTTATGCAAAACGAAAaaccacaaaaaaaaaaaggattatacGAGTTAAAATGAAACCAATAATGATTTCTTGTCTTCTTTCTAATAAACACTAaagtaaatttgtttttattgataaacttTGAACGgtttataaaaaaggaaagacaTATTATGTTTGGAATACGACGTACGTTAacctttttttattagtaaaccattataaaaatatctataaaatacaaCAGATTTGAATTAGAATATgacttatctttattatataagatattattaatcaattgtaataagaaaatcaagaattcaaatcaaaatttttcctattattGTTCCTATAATATATTGCTAGCTAAATTTTCCTGAAACAATTTAGAAGCCTACAATAACATCCGTATGTTTTTAAGCACTAATGAATCTACTatcattgttatataattattatcgtaatATAGGTActatatacaaatacaattttcatttagaaatttccagtgaaaaaaaaaaaaggaatagatGTGTAACACATAAAGATACAAGATACGTCGTTAGCAAttcgacaaatatttttgacgTAAAAATCCGAGCGAAGGAAGCAAGCGCAGAGAGGACAAGGATGAAAAGAGAAGAACGTACCGCGAAGAGAGAAACGTGGAAGAGAAAGGGGGCTTCGCCATCGTCTGCTCGTTCAGGGGAAAGACGACAGGTGTGCATTTCCCAGAGACCCGCGGCAAAACGCGAAACTGGAATCGCTGCTGGAGTGCCGTGACCTAACCTCGATACACGTAGTCGGCTTCTATCGTCGTAGTCGTtgctccttctctctctctctctctctctctctctctctctctcttcgtccaTTCGTTCTGCTCGTAAATTTATCTCGCTCCTTATGAATGATAATGATTATGAGTTTCTGGCATAgatgtaaagaaatatttaagaaaaaatataatatttaagaaaaaattctaatataatgaaaatttaaaattgttcagATACCCTGATTCCTTTGTTGTGAAATTTAACCTCAAACTTTAGAACCGCATAACCTGCAAATGATTTTAGAATGATTCGATCAGAAATCTTATGAAATTTTGCGATATTTTTCAGatctattaaatagaaaaaattatatctagagattacaaaattgataatatttcttttagaaatatgATCGAATAAAATGATAGCTCCTCGAAGTTTGGAACAATGGCAAGTTGAAACAGACCAGAGGCGCCATTAAAACAAACTTTCAcggaaacgaacgaaattcgCCATTTCGTCCTATCCTGACAAATGGACAGGGTCACACGGAAGGAAAAAGGGAATGTACGTgaaaacagaaaaagaaaaaaaagtgaaacgaaAGAGTCTGGCTGAGCATGATGGTggataaatagaatttcatttacatCTAACACACTGATGCAATCCGAGCAaaggataaaaggaaaaactgCTCGCAGATAACGGGGAAGAAGAAtcggagggggggaaaaagaacGGAATGGACATGAGAAACGAACAGGAGCCAATTAAAATTGGCAATTACAAACGTAGTTACAATATTTCGAATCATCTGTATTTTTATCCCTCttgtgatttttcttttctttgcaaaTTTGCTTACCTTTTCTTTCAAatgggagaaaaagaaggatgcaggaatgaaattaaaaaaaaatcaaaatataagaaaaatggaGGAACCAATAGAAATTCGGCATGAAGAACGAAAGTCTGTTGCTATCCAATGGAATCTGCAGGAACAAATCGATAACTATTGAATGTGGTACATCGCCCTGTCACAAACACCATCGTGAAAATCGTTTGAAAGCGATTTTATCGGCGCATGATCATTGCCCaaacttattataaatatctctattgaaaaaaatatgttaaatgtgactaattcgaaataaactaCTATAGCtattattggatatttaaattaaattttaacgttgtctttaaattactattatataataatagcaattattaatctttccgagtcaatttgtattttacaaCACTCTTTTTAATGACTTCTTTCATATTGATTTTAGGATTTAAGGGGAAAAAGCtaacaattgaatattaaatgtgaatattaaattaacttgaaattaaaattttcatctgaTAGATCATTATTCTATCATAAtcagagataaatttttttattaatttggatTTCAAAACGTTCCCCGATAtcgttttattcaataaacgGAGTATCTCTtgtcaaaaatttctaaacggGGATCGGAACGTAATGATCATTGTATGGATATCCGTGTAGATGAGGTCACACTTAATCGTggtttaattcgaaataaagtaAACAATGGCGCCAGTCGAAAATGCAAACGTCATTATGACGTTAAATGCTAAATCGGTTGTGCGAAACGTTCCCAGGAACACATAGGTAGGTTCACATTTACACATCGTTGGTATGCAACAATTTGCTCATTTTCACcagtaatttcgaatttaattggcACATCCACCAATGCATCAAAGAACGTGAATGTATCGATGTCTCTGCCGGTTTTCATCCCTTTCGCGCATCTATCTCCTTCGTTCATAACATTGTTCCCCGAGGCTATCCTAAAGCGTGACACGTTATTATAGCATGgtaattcgaatttaaaataggCAATTAATTAACCGTATACCGACCATATCCTTGTCGCTCGCGATACAACTTCATCGAATGATGCTCGTGCTCgtgaatactttatatttgtttcctGGCGTTGTTTACAAAGTTGGAACACCATGGGGGACGAAATAATTCCCCTGATATCATGATTTTCACATTTGTCAGAAATGAGcgttttcatttcgtttttcGACTCATTATCGCATCTATATTCCGTTCTTTCTATGctgtaaacattaaaaatcattaattcgtCGTATTTCCTCTTATTTAaccttttatacaaataatacaaaatagagaagagaaattataatattattaattcgtttgatatttttttccgattatataagatactaatataattataattaacacgACTTTTACTACCTTCCATTTTATTAACGCATCGGTACATGTGGTTTCCTTaatcataatctttttttatgctCCTTCCACTTCCCAAAGTGAAAACTTACTACGGAAGATGGTTCGTTTCTTGGGCCACCCGCAACGGGTGCACCAACGGGTCCCCATAATCTAGTCCCTGTACAACCCACGGTATGTTTACGAAATTACAGATGATAATGTAAGCATTTTTTCACGCTCTCTACGCGTGTGGGTTCACGTTCAATACGTACTGCGTTCGCGTATACGCGTCGCATCCCGCTTCGGGGCTAATTTTAGGGTGTTCAACCCCCGTACGGTACGTTGCCTGACACCGTGTCTGTTTACACGTATGTACGTCCCACGAAATTCTGACACCGAATGCCATTAAACCGTTCAAATTAACAAGGGATTCAGCTTCCTGGAATTATATCTTCACCATAACCTCATCGgtaaattaaattcctttctttaaatctctcgatatattttaaataaatattaatttaaaaatcaaaattgtacgttataatttgataaagtaCATAACCTCGAACTGCAAATGAACATTCCGTTTCGTCGAATATATTACACACAGAAGGATTGCCATATGGGTTTACATCTTTAACATCATTCTAGAAAGAAATCTATCACATTTTACTAAGCAACCCAAAGCAACCCATGAAACCGTAAACATTTTCGTTGTGTCGGCGTCTCTTTTTAGTCTTGATGTTACGGCATTCACGGACGAGTACACTCGCCACGCGTGCATAATGGCGTGCAAGAGAACTGTAGACTCCAAATAGCATTAAGTCATTGCCGGTGGCCAGTGGTGCGCGTGATATCCCCCTGTCGCCTACCGATTGTATTGTTACGCGCCCATCGCGCATACGTATTGTATGTGGATGCACCTTCAGACCCGTGGATACGATCCTCCCGGCCTAGAAAGATATACAATGAGAACCAGACAATGAGCTGATTGTTTCGAGTTCGTGTTCCGATAGTTACGCCGTGTTTGTTCCCGTGAGAAGGTAACCACATCGTTGTTCgacttacatttttttacgtCAGAT
This genomic interval from Apis mellifera strain DH4 linkage group LG7, Amel_HAv3.1, whole genome shotgun sequence contains the following:
- the LOC100577018 gene encoding uncharacterized protein LOC100577018 gives rise to the protein MKTLISDKCENHDIRGIISSPMVFQLCKQRQETNIKYSRARASFDEVVSRATRIWIASGNNVMNEGDRCAKGMKTGRDIDTFTFFDALVDVPIKFEITGENEQIVAYQRCVNVNLPMCSWERFAQPI